The stretch of DNA GACCCAGTCGCCGTCGTGGTCGCCGTGGACACCAGTCGAGGAGGTATAGACGAGCCGGTCGGGGACGTGCTCGCGCTCGCCGAAGGCCTCGATCGCCGTCCGCAAGCCCTCAACGTACACTTCCCGGGCGGCCTCGGCTCCCCGACCGCCGCTGCTCGCGGCGAAGACGATCGCGTCGACGTCGGGAACCGTCGCCAGCGCCTCGCGGTCGGTGATGTCGGCCTGGACGGCCTCGAAGCCAGCGTCGTCGATCTGCTCGACGCCTTCGTCCGACCGGCGCACGCCGATCGGCTCGTGGTCTCGAGCCGCGAGCTGTCGGCCCAGTTCGATACCCACGTGTCCGCAGCCGAGAATGGCAACTCGCATACGCGACCTCGTGGCCGGGTCGGCATAGGTTCACCGCTCGCAGCCGGGAATGGCGGTCACTCGACGGTGCGACGGTGCCCTCGAATCCGTATCAGCGCTCCGCGTTCGCGGCGACACCCCTCGTTCACGGGTCGTCGCTGTCCACGTCCCACCCGGCGATCCGTACCGGCTAGCGGCGGCCCCGCCTACGGCGCACCGTCTGCGATCACGTACTGGAGGTGGACAAACTCCGCGAACGACATCGGCGCTCGTCCCTCGATCTTCTGTTGGATCTCCTTTGCCTCGAGGTCGAGGTCGATATAGCTCTCGAGTGCCTCGACGTCGAGAACCGCCGTCGACATACCCAGTAGCAGATGCTCGAGCGCCATCGTGACCATCGTCTCCGACTCCGGTTCGTCCTCGGCGAGCGACTGGATCGCGGCGGCTTCCTCGAGAGTTAGATTCGGCGAGTCGCCGTTTGCGAGCGCCTCGAGCGTGTCTTCGTCGAGATCGGTGTCGGTGGCGACGGCTTCGGGGCCGCGCTGGTCGACGATCGTTGCGAGGTCGTCCTCGTACTCGGCCCGTAACGCGGCAGGCGAGTCGGGAACCATCATCCGCTGTTCGTAGAACATATCCGAACGGAGGGGAATACGGCAGAAAGGTATTGTGACCTCCACCGGTCGGTACGGGTGGTTCTTCGATCGGCGTGACCGCTCGACGTAGCATATCAATTCACCGGAACGTTAAACAGGCCGCTCGCGCATGGGTGTGGTATGAAAGTTGCCCTGCTCGGAGTCGGTCAGGCCGGTGGGAAGATCACTGAACGGCTCGTCCGGTTCGATGCGGACATGGACTTTGGGGCCGTTCAGGGTGCGCTCGCCGTCAACTCCGCGAAACCGGACCTCCAATCGCTCGAGTACGTCGACACGCAGCTGATCGGTGCCGACCGCGTCAACGGCCACGGGGTCGGTGGCGACAACGAACTCGGCACGGACGTCATGCAGTCGGACATCCAGCAAGTGCTTGGGTCCCTCGATGGCCGTGTCACCTCGAGTGCCGAAGCGATTTTCGTGGTCGCCGGCCTCGGTGGCGGCACCGGTAGTGGCGGCGCGCCCGTGCTCGTCCACCACCTCAAGCAGGTCTACGACGTCCCAGTGTACGCACTCGGCGTCCTGCCGGGGCGCAACGAGGGGGCGCTCTATCAGGCTAACGCCGGTCGCTCGCTGAAGACGCTGCTGCGAGAAGCCGACGCGACGCTGTTGATCGACAACGACGCCTGGCACGAACAGGGTGAGAGCGTCGAAAGCGCCTTCGAGACGATCAACGAGCGGATCGCACGGCGGGTCGGCCTGCTGTTTGCCTCCGGTGAGGCCGTCGAAGGCGTCGGCGAGAGTGTCGTCGACTCGAGTGAAGTCATCAACACGTTGCGCGCGGGCGGCGTCGCGGCACTCGGCTACGCCACCGAAGTCGCAAGCGAGGACAGCGCCGAGAACATCAGGACGACGATGAGTGTTTCCCGACAGGCGCTGCTGACGGGGACGAGTTTGCCGGATGCGACGACCGCGGAGGCGGCACTGCTCGTCATCGCGGGCCAGCCCGACGCGATCCCACGCAAGGGCGTCGAGAAGGCCCGCCACTGGCTCGAAGACGAGACTGGCAGTATGCAGGTCCGCGGTGGCGACTTTCCCCTCGAGAGCGACCGCCTCGGCGCGTTGGTCCTCCTCGGCGGCGCAGAGCGATCCGACCGGATCGAGACGTTCATGGAGCGGGCTCGGGAGGCAAAGCAGGCCCAAGAGAACGACTCGACAGATCACGCCGAGATGTTTGCCGACGACCGACTCGAGAATCTCTTCTAAGACTGCATCGCTCGAGCACTACGCGACTAGCCGGCGAGCCGATCGGGACCGGTCGCCTTCCCCGTAACCAGTTTTATTTATAAGCTGCTCACGAGCCGTGGTATAGCCCAACATGGGGGAACGACGCCCCTGCTAACGGTTTTCAGGGGGTATGCGACCGGTACATTTAAATTATAGGCGACAGTACTGTCTGTCACCAGAACGCCACCGGGGCGCGTATCGCTCGACGATCGATGACAGGAAATCTTATTCACCGAGGTTTCGCAGATCGTGAGCAGTCGCTCCGAACAGTAGAACAGACACAGCGAGGCCCTCGCCGAACCGTCGGCGGGCAGCTCGCTCGATCGTTCGACTGGGCACCCGGTGCGGGTATGGCACAGAGGTTTAACTAACATGGTAGACGAATCGAAAAACATCGAACTGACAGAGGACGACCTAGAAAACAAATCGAAAGGACAGCTCATCAAAATGGCCGGGCAGCTGCGAGACCGGCGAAACGACCTGAATCAGATGGCGTCCGAGCGCGCATCCAAGCGCGACGACCTGAACGCGAAGACTCGCGAAAAGGTCGACAAAGCCCAAGAGCACCGCGAGAAACGCGACGAGCTCAACGAGCAGGTCCAAGAGCACAAGGAAAGCCGCAACGAGCTCAACGCCGAAGCCAACGAGCTGTTCGACAAAGTCGAGCAGCTCAAGTCGGACATGGAGCTCGACGAGGGCAAGGATCTCGAGGAGCTCGAAGAAGAGATCGAGCAACTCGAGTTCAAACAGCAGACCGAGGTCCTCTCGAGCGAAGACGAGAAAGAGCTCATCGAGAAGATCGAGTCCAAGCGCGAGGAGTACGAAGAGCGCAAACAGAAACTCGACCAGAACGAGGATCTCGAGGAGCTCGTCGAGGAAGCCGAGGAAGTCCGATCAGAAGCCTCCCAGCACCACCAGAAGGTGACGGAGCTTGCGGACAAGGCCCAGGAACATCACAACCAGATGATCGAGGCCTATCGCGAGGCCGACGACATCCGTGACGAGGCCGACGAGATGCACGAGAAGTTCGTCGAGGCCCAGGAAGCCGCCGACCGCCACCACGAGGACTTCGTC from Natrinema sp. HArc-T2 encodes:
- a CDS encoding DUF5791 family protein: MFYEQRMMVPDSPAALRAEYEDDLATIVDQRGPEAVATDTDLDEDTLEALANGDSPNLTLEEAAAIQSLAEDEPESETMVTMALEHLLLGMSTAVLDVEALESYIDLDLEAKEIQQKIEGRAPMSFAEFVHLQYVIADGAP
- a CDS encoding tubulin/FtsZ family protein; this encodes MKVALLGVGQAGGKITERLVRFDADMDFGAVQGALAVNSAKPDLQSLEYVDTQLIGADRVNGHGVGGDNELGTDVMQSDIQQVLGSLDGRVTSSAEAIFVVAGLGGGTGSGGAPVLVHHLKQVYDVPVYALGVLPGRNEGALYQANAGRSLKTLLREADATLLIDNDAWHEQGESVESAFETINERIARRVGLLFASGEAVEGVGESVVDSSEVINTLRAGGVAALGYATEVASEDSAENIRTTMSVSRQALLTGTSLPDATTAEAALLVIAGQPDAIPRKGVEKARHWLEDETGSMQVRGGDFPLESDRLGALVLLGGAERSDRIETFMERAREAKQAQENDSTDHAEMFADDRLENLF
- a CDS encoding coiled-coil protein, which codes for MVDESKNIELTEDDLENKSKGQLIKMAGQLRDRRNDLNQMASERASKRDDLNAKTREKVDKAQEHREKRDELNEQVQEHKESRNELNAEANELFDKVEQLKSDMELDEGKDLEELEEEIEQLEFKQQTEVLSSEDEKELIEKIESKREEYEERKQKLDQNEDLEELVEEAEEVRSEASQHHQKVTELADKAQEHHNQMIEAYREADDIRDEADEMHEKFVEAQEAADRHHEDFVRVQKRLRELDKKEEEERKSERDKKKEEAKEEAEEIYQKFKEGETLDTEDLMKLQKTGLL